In Drosophila teissieri strain GT53w chromosome 2R, Prin_Dtei_1.1, whole genome shotgun sequence, the following proteins share a genomic window:
- the LOC122613410 gene encoding probable aconitate hydratase, mitochondrial has protein sequence MAARLMSAKAQVCRLGKHVASEATMVRQFHASCYTASKVALSKFDSDVYLPYEKLNKRLEVVRGRLNRPLTLSEKVLYSHLDDPENQDIVRGTSYLRLRPDRVAMQDATAQMALLQFISSGLKKVAVPSTVHCDHLIEAQIGGPKDLARAKDLNKEVYDFLASTCAKYGLGFWKPGSGIIHQIILENYAFPGLLMIGTDSHTPNGGGLGGLCIGVGGADAVDVMADIPWELKCPKVIGVNLTGKISGWTSPKDVILKVADILTVKGGTGAIIEYHGKGVDSISCTGMATICNMGAEIGATTSLFPFNQRMGDYLKSTGRAGIAAEAQKYQGKILSADKNCEYDELIEINLDTLEPHVNGPFTPDLGHPISKLGENSKKNGYPMDIRVGLIGSCTNSSYEDMGRCASIATDAMSHGLKSKIPFNVTPGSEQIRATIERDGISEVFDKFGGTVLANACGPCIGQWDRQDVKKGDKNTIVTSYNRNFTGRNDANPATHCFVTSPELVTALSIAGRLDFNPLTDELTGADGKKFKLKAPFGDELPAKGFDPGQDTYTAPPPSGEKVKVAVDPKSTRLQLLEPFDKWNGQDLTDLTVLIKVKGKCTTDHISAAGPWLKYRGHLDNISNNMFIGATNYENNEMNNIKNQRNGSWGGVPDVARDYKANGVKWVAVGDENYGEGSSREHAALEPRHLGGRAIIVKSFARIHETNLKKQGLLPLTFANPADYDKIQPTSKISLLNLNSLAPGKSVDCEIKNGDKVEKIKLNHTLNDLQIGWFKAGSALNRMKELAQ, from the exons ATGGCTGCGAGATTGATGAGCGCCAAGGCACAG GTGTGCCGACTGGGGAAACATGTTGCGTCCGAAGCCACAATGGTGCGCCAGTTCCACGCCTCCTGCTACACCGCCTCCAAGGTGGCTCTGTCCAAGTTCGACTCGGACGTCTACCTGCCGTACGAGAAGCTAAACAAGCGCCTGGAAGTGGTGCGTGGGCGCTTGAACCGCCCACTGACTCTCTCCGAAAAGGTGCTGTACTCGCATCTGGACGATCCTGAAAATCAGGACATCGTGCGCGGCACTTCATACCTGCGCCTTCGTCCCGATCGCGTGGCCATGCAGGATGCCACCGCCCAAATGGCTCTACTGCAGTTTATCTCCTCCGGACTGAAAAAGGTTGCTGTGCCCTCTACTGTTCACTGTGATCATTTAATCGAGGCCCAAATTGGAGGACCCAAGGATTTGGCCCGTGCCAAGGATCTGAACAAGGAAGTATACGATTTCTTGGCCAGCACCTGTGCCAAGTACGGGTTGGGCTTCTGGAAGCCAGGCAGCGGTATCATCCACCAGATCATTCTAGAGAACTACGCTTTCCCCGGCCTGTTGATGATTGGTACTGACTCACACACCCCCAACGGTGGCGGTTTGGGTGGCCTGTGCATTGGcgttggtggtgctgatgcCGTCGACGTGATGGCCGACATCCCCTGGGAGCTGAAGTGCCCCAAGGTGATTGGTGTCAATTTGACTGGAAAGATCAGCGGTTGGACCTCGCCCAAGGATGTTATCCTGAAGGTCGCCGATATCCTGACTGTCAAGGGAGGCACCGGTGCCATTATTGAGTATCACGGCAAGGGTGTTGACTCCATCTCTTGTACAGGCATGGCTACCATCTGCAACATGGGTGCCGAGATCGGAGCTACCACCTCTCTGTTCCCCTTCAACCAGCGCATGGGTGATTACCTGAAATCGACCGGCCGTGCTGGCATCGCTGCAGAAGCCCAGAAGTACCAGGGCAAGATTCTGTCCGCTGACAAGAATTGCGAATACGATGAGCTGATTGAAATCAACCTAGACACCCTGGAGCCCCATGTTAATGGACCATTCACTCCCGATCTGGGCCATCCCATCAGCAAGCTGGGCGAGAACTCGAAAAAGAACGGCTACCCTATGGACATCCGTGTTGGTCTTATAGGCTCTTGCACCAACTCTTCGTATGAGGACATGGGTCGCTGCGCAAGCATCGCCACGGATGCTATGAGCCATGGCCTAAAGTCTAAGATCCCCTTCAACGTGACTCCTGGATCAGAGCAAATCCGTGCCACCATCGAGCGCGACGGTATCTCTGAGGTGTTCGACAAGTTCGGCGGCACCGTTCTGGCCAACGCTTGCGGTCCCTGCATTGGACAGTGGGATCGTCAGGACGTTAAGAAGGGCGACAAAAACACCATTGTCACTTCCTACAACCGAAATTTTACTGGCAGGAACGACGCTAACCCGGCCACCCATTGTTTCGTCACCAGTCCCGAGTTGGTCACCGCTCTGTCTATCGCCGGTCGTCTGGACTTCAACCCACTGACCGACGAGCTTACTGGTGCTGATGGCAAGAAGTTCAAGCTCAAGGCTCCCTTCGGCGACGAGTTGCCCGCCAAGGGCTTTGACCCCGGCCAGGACACATACACTGCTCCACCACCC AGTGGCGAGAAAGTCAAGGTGGCTGTCGATCCCAAGTCGACGcgtctgcagctgctggagccCTTTGACAAATGGAACGGCCAGGATCTAACCGATCTGACTGTTCTGATCAAGGTTAAGGGAAAGTGCACCACTGATCACATCTCCGCTGCCGGACCCTGGCTGAAGTACCGTGGCCATTTGGATAACATCTCCAACAACATGTTTATCGGCGCCACCAACTACGAAAACAACGAGATGAACAACATCAAGAACCAGCGCAACGGTTCCTGGGGAGGAGTTCCCGATGTTGCCCGTGACTACAAGGCCAATGGCGTTAAGTGGGTGGCCGTTGGCGATGAGAACTACGGCGAGGGTTCGTCCCGCGAGCATGCCGCTTTGGAGCCTCGTCACCTTGGTGGCCGTGCTATTATCGTCAAGTCCTTTGCCCGTATCCACGAAACCAACTTGAAGAAACAGGGTCTGCTGCCTCTTACCTTCGCCAATCCCGCTGATTACGATAAG
- the LOC122615329 gene encoding NADH dehydrogenase [ubiquinone] 1 alpha subcomplex assembly factor 2 — MANKPTRDVIGIIFKNFWKSLRPRQFRGDYIGEDYFGNKYYEIPANPSIGKRKASRWFEPVDKEAFDQELTAEWEAWLRGRREEPPTREELVKNLQIMDMKKRNAAELEATYAKGKDDKALPKQVDGPTIGTFPKYKEYEFIPGKEPPEK; from the coding sequence ATGGCCAACAAGCCGACGCGCGATGTAATCGGCATCATCTTCAAGAATTTTTGGAAATCCCTTCGACCTCGTCAGTTTCGTGGGGACTATATTGGGGAAGACTATTTCGGGAATAAGTACTACGAAATTCCTGCAAATCCTTCGATTGGGAAGAGGAAGGCTTCCCGGTGGTTTGAACCAGTGGATAAGGAAGCCTTTGACCAGGAGCTGACAGCCGAATGGGAGGCGTGGCTACGTGGTCGCCGGGAAGAGCCGCCCACCCGTGAGGAGCTGGTGAAAAATCTTCAGATTATGGACATGAAGAAACGCAACGCCGCCGAATTGGAAGCAACATACGCCAAGGGCAAGGACGACAAGGCACTGCCCAAGCAGGTAGACGGACCTACCATTGGAACCTTTCCTAAATACAAGGAGTATGAGTTTATTCCTGGCAAGGAGCCGCCGGAGAaataa
- the LOC122615328 gene encoding 5'-3' exonuclease PLD3, with translation MSERREVQEIPGEYQPVPREPEEPTPLTTSCCRRCNCGFGLRNERNFVFCNHGYIIPVFILFVLVMIVLLLPWETYRRNENGNSPVRVEKPLPCQLELVESLPLGLNYSQGQSHPQLRSTFESWQFLLGRAKTSLDIVSPHWTLRGLDVNDSSTRPGDQLFQQLLSNGDAGRPKLRVRIVVNRSQDSLWHADARILANYGAADVVGINFLHSKLWLVDGEHFYLGTASMDWRSLTQRKELGVLARNCPHLAQDLGKIFKAYWYLGNNEVPEKWPWMYHTHINQRRPSLLSINKKHTMRAYLSTSPPELIATGRTQELDAILEAIDKATDVIHLSLMEYSPRLRRSDKMEYWPVIDNALRKAALERGVAIKVLISWWKYSDPSEDHFLRSLQALNKMTEKVDIQMRRFVVPTTDELEKISGGRVNCNSYLVTDSVAFIGTSSLSGEHFTYSAGIGLVLQEMDFNNNSLRTDLMSIFLRDWFSPYALPLKPTLRI, from the exons ATGTCAGAGCGTCGCGAAGTGCAAGAGATACCTGGGGAGTACCAGCCAGTGCCCAGAGAACCAGAAGAGCCAACCCCTTTGACCACATCCTGTTGCCGGCGTTGCAATTGCGGTTTTGGGCTTCGGAATGAGCggaattttgttttctgtaATCACGGCTACATCATACCAGTGTTTATTCTCTTCGTTCTGGTGATGATTGTGCTTCTGTTACCTTGGGAGACCTACCGTCGAAACGAGAACGGAAACAGCCCAGTTCGGGTGGAGAAGCCGTTACCATGTCAACTCGAACTGGTGGAGAGCTTGCCGTTGGGGTTGAACTACAGCCAAGGGCAAAGCCACCCCCAACTAAGGAGCACCTTTGAGTCCTGGCAGTTTCTACTAGGCAGGGCAAAGACCTCGTTGGACATCGTTTCTCCGCACTGGACACTGCGCGGCTTGGACGTCAACGACAGCAGCACCCGGCCTGGAGATCAACTCTTTCAACAGCTACTGTCGAATGGAGATGCCGGCAGACCCAAGCTGCGCGTGCGGATTGTGGTTAATCGCAGCCAGGATAGCCTTTGGCATGCTGATGCCCGTATCTTGGCTAACTACGGGGCAGCCGATGTAGTGGGCATTAATTTTCTGCACTCTAAACTCTGGCTAGTGGACGGGGAGCACTTCTACTTGGGCACAGCCAGCATGGACTGGCGGTCGCTTACACAACGCAAGGAACTAGGTGTGCTGGCCAGGAATTGTCCTCATCTTGCTCAAGATCTGGGCAAGATCTTCAAGGCCTATTGGTACCTGGGCAACAATGAAGTCCCAGAGAAGTGGCCGTGGATGTACCACACGCACATTAATCAAAGAAGACCCTCTTTGCTAAGCATCAACAAAAAACATACAATGAGAGCCTATTTATCCACCTCGCCACCTGAGTTGATAGCCACTGGAAGGACCCAAGAGCTAGATGCCATTTTAGAAGCTATCGACAAGGCGACTGATGTTATACACCTTTCCTTAATGGAATATTCTCCTCGGTTAAGACGCAGTGACAAAATGGAATACTGGCCGGTGATAGACAATGCCTTGCGTAAAGCTGCCTTGGAAAGGGGTGTGGCCATTAAGGTGCTTATTTCGTGGTGGAAGTATTCCGATCCCAGTGAGGATCACTTCTTAAGGTCTCTACAGGCGCTCAACAAAATGACGGAGAAAGTGGATATACAAATG CGACGATTTGTTGTGCCAACTACTGATGAACTGGAAAAGATTTCCGGCGGAAGGGTTAACTGCAACTCGTACTTAGTCACCGATAGCGTTGCCTTTATTGGCACCTCTAGCTTGTCGGGAGAGCATTTTACTTACTCAGCTGGCATTGGATTAGTCCTCCAGGAGATGGACTTCAACAATAATAGTCTCCGTACAGATTTAATGTCAATTTTTCTGCGGGATTGGTTTAGTCCCTATGCCCTGCCCCTGAAACCAACTTTACGAATTTGA